The sequence ACCGCTGAGGGAGAGCAACTCTGGAAAGACATTACCAATAAGCAAACTTAAAATTTAACCATGAACATCAGTGCTTAACTTTATCTTGCAATCAGGGTGATCAATTTTCTATAATCACAACTGGTCAAATTTCGGTTGTCATAACTAAACCCAAATCAACAAAGCGGACGGCAACTCCGCCACCTGTCTGTTTTTCCACGAGGCGATCGTGGTCGACGGCCAACCGCGTCTGCTCTCCATTGCCCAGGACATAACCGACCGGAAAAAAGCCGAAAAAGAAAAGAAACTGCTGTTCAAACAACTGCAGCAGTCCCAGAAACTGGAAGCCATCGGCGTCCTGGCCGACTGAACTAACCATTTTAAACCATGAAGATGATCCTCGGTTAACCGAGGATCTGGAAAATGTCATGCGGGCCGGAGCCCGAGCCAAGGAGCTGGTGAATCAGATTCTGACCTTCAGCCGCCAGTCCCACAACGAAAATTCCCTCTGCAGCTACAACCGATCATCAAGGAAGCTGTCAAGATGATGCGTTCGACCCTGCCGGCAACCATCAGTATCGACGAAATCATCGCCGGCGATTGCGGCGCGGTGATGGCGGATCCAACCCAGATGCATCAGATTCTGGTCAACCTCTGCACCAACGCCTTTCATGCCATGGAAAAGAACGGCGGCCGGCTGAAGGTTGGTCTGCAAAGGGCGGCCTCCCCGCCCGCCGCCCTGCTTGAACAGGTCCAGGCCGGCAGTGAATTCCTTGAACTTTCGGTCAGCGACACGGGATGCGGCATTGAAGAAAATCTTTTACAAAGGATTTTCGATCCTTTTTTTACCACCAAGGAACAAGGTAAGGGTACCGGCATGGGCCTTTCTATTAGCCATGGCATCGTCAAGGAACACGGCGGCGTCATCATGGTCAACAGTGTCATCGGCCAAGGCACCGCCTTCAAGGTTTACTTGCCGGAATACAGCCGCCCCGCAGGCAAGCGCTCCCGCAACCGAGATCGCCCTGCCCGGCGGTGATGAAAAGATTCTTATCGTTGATGATGACAAGATGGTAGCCGAAAGCATGCAGGCCATGCTCATCCGGCTCGGCTATCGCGCCACCGCCGTCCTTGACAGCAATCAGGCCTGGCACCTGTTTCGTGAACATCCCCAGGATTTTGACCTGGTGGTTACCGACCTGACCATGCCCGGACTGACCGGCATCGAACTGGCCGAAAGAATCAACTGCCTGCGCCGGGAAATGCCCGTCATTCTCTGCTCCGGCTACAATTACCTCAGCGACGACATCACCATGTCCCGAACCGGCATCAGGGCGGTAATCAAGAAACCGGTAAACATCGCGGTGCTGGCTGAAATCATGCGACAAGTGCTGGATCGAGCCGCATAAAGCTCTGCGATCGTTTCCGACCCGACCGACCTATTCGCGAAAGCGGGTAAAGAACCGCTTCACCGCGATCGGTCGGCGCGCCTCCATTCTCCGGACCAGAATCCCCCCCTGTAAAGCCCGGCGCCCTTCCCCGAAAACCGGAGCCGCAACCTGATACAAAAGTCCGGTCACCAGACGCCCCTGATCATCTCCACAACGAGCCAGATGCAAAGCCCGGTCGAAATCAGTCGTCTCATGGCCTGCAGCCAGAGGTACGGTATGCTGACGATACCAGGCAAAGGTATTGGTCTAATTAAAGGATACGCAAGGGCTCAAAAGATCGATAAAGGCCGCGCCCCGGTGCCGGAAAGCCCTTTTAATCAGGTCAACCAGCTCCTCCTGGTTGCCGGTAAAGGAGCGGGCGACAAAGGTCGCGCCACTGACCAAGGCCAGCGCGCAGGGATTGAGAGCCGCGGCGCCGCTGCCCTCGGGCTGGATCGGGGTGGTAACGGAGGCGTCCGCGGTGGGCGACGCCTGCCCTTTGGTCAGGCCGAACACCCGGTTATCACTGGCGATAATGGTGACGTCAAGATTGCGCCGCAGGTTGTGGATAAAACGATTGCCACTTTCGGCAAAAAAGCAGCCGTCGCCAGAAGCTCAGCCGCAGCCAAAATCCTGGTGACCAGAGCGCAATTAAGCGGATAGAGGTAGCGAAAAACCGCGACCCCCAGCAGAGCAACAGCAGGCCATCGTCGTCACCATAAATTTCAGGGCCCGGAAAAACCGCCGCCAGCCCCTCTCCTTTGCGCCGGCGTTTATCAAACTGGGCCACCCGATTTTCCCGGTCGTCACTTAAACGGCCGATTTCAGTATGTTCATGGCTATCCTGCTGCACAATCCAGCGGGAACTGCCCGCGTAAGCGCAAGGAGAAATTTCGGATTCGGTGAGCCTATAGCGGGCCAGCAACTGCGAAGATTCCGGTTCAGACGCGACCTGCCCCCGATCAATCACGACCCGCTCAAGATCATATTCCGGCACCAGCGTCTGCGCGTCACCCAGGGCCTGATCGGTCAGAACAAACACCGGCAACTGCCAGACTTCCGCCAGATTAAGGGCTTCGGCGGCCAGATAAAAAGCATTCTCGGGACCGGTCGGAGCCAGCACGGCCCGAGGAAATTCCCCTTGTCCGGCAAAAACCGCCTGCAGCAGATCGGACTGTTCCGTGCGCGTGGCCATGCCGGTCGCCGGACCGGGACGCTGAGCATTGATGATAACCACCGGAGTTTCCGAGATCCCGGCCAGATTAACGGTTTCCGTCATCAGGGAAATACCACCGCCCGAGGTTCCGGTGACCGCCCGCAGCCCGGCGAACGCAGCCCCGCAGGCAACATTCAAAGCGGCAATCTCGTCCTCGACCTGCTCCACCACAAGATCGCTTTCCTTTCCGAAAGCCGCCAGATAATTCATGACCGACGTCGCCGGACTCATGGGATAACCGGCATACAGACCCAGTCCTCCGGCCACCAGGCCCAGAGCCAGGCCGGCATGGCCGGAAAGCCGCAAGGCCCCGACCGGGGCCCGCTGTTTAGCCTTCGGCTGCAGCCAGACCGGCCCGGTTTTCGGCAGCCGGCTGAAAACCTCTATGATTTCAAGGTTCAGAGCAAGAATTTCCTTTGACCTGGACTCGTCAAAAAACTCAGAAACCAATCGCTTCAGGACTTCCGGTTCAAAACCGACCCCTACCGCAAACCGGGCCAGCAGCTTAACCCCAACAAATTTTTCCGCTTTTGCCTCCGGCAGCAAATCTTCCGGAAACGAAAAAACCCGGGAATCACGGATACCGGTCGTCACCGACGCCGAAGCAAGGGCCTGTCCGCCTTCCTTCAGCGCGGGCAGATACAGCTCCAGGCTCTCCCGATTGAACGCCAGCAGCATGTCAATCCCGGCAACCGCTGCCGCCAGGGGCCGATCGGCCAGGCGCAGACGCATGAAATTATGGCCGCCGCGGACCCTCGACTGATAATCATGCGTCAGAAACAGATGATAGCCCAGCCGGTGACAAAAACGGGCGCAGAGCTCCGCCGTCGTCTGCACTCCCTGGACGGCAGCTCCGGCAAGCACGATATTGTATTCCAGCATAGGCAACCCCCTGTTATTTTTTCTAGCGTAAGCTCATCGAAAACCTCAACCCTTTGCCACGAACAACCTTATTGAGGCAAAGCCTTCAGTTTGCGTTTAAATTCCCTGGCTACCAGCGGATCTTTTTCCCAGGCCAGTAAATCCCGGTAAAGTTTAGCCAACTCGACGGTTTCGCCCTGGCCCTCATAATAAGTGACCAGGCGCAAGGCAGCAAGATAACGAAAGTTACTCTCATTATTTTTATAAAGCGCAAGATAACGGGGCCAGGCTTCTCCTGATTCCTGGGAGCGATGGAAACTCTCCGCCAAAAAAAAGGTTACCCGATCAACCAGTTCCGGTCCCAGAGACAGCGTTTCCAACCAGAGCAGAGAAGGCTGCGCCTGAGCATAGGCCTTTTCCCGAAAAAACTGCTCAGCCACCAGCAAAACCAGCTCCGGATAACTGCGTAGCAGCTCTTCATTCTCGCGCCGATCCAGGGGAAAATGAGCCTTTACTTCAGTTCTGATCCAGTCTTCCGTCTCCAACCGGGCTCCGTCGGCCGCAGCGACAAGATAAAGTTCCGACAAAAGTTGCAACCGTTTTCGCGGGCTCGAATAGTATTTGTAAATTGAACGAAAAAATACGGCCGCATCCCGTTCTCGACCCATTTTTCTCAAACAGCGCCCGGCGGTCAGATCAAAACCAAAACGAGTCGGATCAGGCTCTTGTTCCGGGCTTACCGGCGGCAACGCCGAAGGCACATATCTGACAAATTCAGCACAGTCGCCGACGGCGGCAAGAGCGTTCAAATAAGGCGCGAAAACAAGTTCCTCGCGCCAGAAATTTTTATCTTCATCAACCAGATTGCGACCAACCTTGACCACCTCGGACAAATGCTGCCGCCGGTATTCCAACCACAGCAGGGAGCGCAAATAAGCTATCCGTTGTTGATGACTGGAAGGCAGCAGGCTTAAAATTTCATTGAGACGCCGGCATAAGACGTCCTCATCCTGACGCTGCCGTGCCATTTCAATCAGGTAACGGTAAAAAATTATTTTTTCCGCAACCGGCAAAGAAAACTTAACCACCCTCACTAAGGCCGGCTCCAGC comes from Pseudomonadota bacterium and encodes:
- a CDS encoding response regulator, with amino-acid sequence MASSRNTAASSWSTVSSAKAPPSRFTCRNTAAPQASAPATEIALPGGDEKILIVDDDKMVAESMQAMLIRLGYRATAVLDSNQAWHLFREHPQDFDLVVTDLTMPGLTGIELAERINCLRREMPVILCSGYNYLSDDITMSRTGIRAVIKKPVNIAVLAEIMRQVLDRAA
- a CDS encoding 2-oxoacid:acceptor oxidoreductase subunit alpha; amino-acid sequence: MLEYNIVLAGAAVQGVQTTAELCARFCHRLGYHLFLTHDYQSRVRGGHNFMRLRLADRPLAAAVAGIDMLLAFNRESLELYLPALKEGGQALASASVTTGIRDSRVFSFPEDLLPEAKAEKFVGVKLLARFAVGVGFEPEVLKRLVSEFFDESRSKEILALNLEIIEVFSRLPKTGPVWLQPKAKQRAPVGALRLSGHAGLALGLVAGGLGLYAGYPMSPATSVMNYLAAFGKESDLVVEQVEDEIAALNVACGAAFAGLRAVTGTSGGGISLMTETVNLAGISETPVVIINAQRPGPATGMATRTEQSDLLQAVFAGQGEFPRAVLAPTGPENAFYLAAEALNLAEVWQLPVFVLTDQALGDAQTLVPEYDLERVVIDRGQVASEPESSQLLARYRLTESEISPCAYAGSSRWIVQQDSHEHTEIGRLSDDRENRVAQFDKRRRKGEGLAAVFPGPEIYGDDDGLLLLCWGSRFFATSIRLIALWSPGFWLRLSFWRRLLFCRKWQSFYPQPAAQS